The Terriglobales bacterium genome window below encodes:
- a CDS encoding acetyl-CoA C-acetyltransferase — MEDAVIISAVRTAVGKFQGSLSEMRAPQLGAVVVREAVARAQLDPKQIDECILGNVVAAGLGQNPARQAALYGGLAPEVAAMTINKVCGSGLKAVGLAAQAVQTGNSEIVVAGGMESMSNAPYLLPQARKGMRLGNAQVIDSMINDGLWDIYNDYHMGMTGENVAEKYKITREEQDEFALNSHRKAVAAWQECRFESQVVPVELPPKKKGEAPGKFAKDECPREDTTLEALRALKPAFKKDGTVTAGNAPGVNDGAAAVVVTTAKRAQELGAKPLARIVAQAVSGVEPQWVMMAPVGAVRKLWQKTGWKNEDVDLYELNEAFSVQALGVMRELGLDPAKVNVNGGAVAIGHPIGASGARILVTLLYEMIRRDAHKGVAALCLGGGNAVAMAVER; from the coding sequence CTGGAAGACGCAGTCATCATCTCGGCGGTGCGCACCGCGGTGGGGAAGTTCCAAGGCTCGTTGAGCGAGATGCGGGCGCCGCAACTGGGCGCGGTGGTGGTGCGCGAGGCGGTCGCGCGCGCCCAGCTCGATCCCAAGCAGATCGACGAGTGCATCCTGGGGAACGTCGTGGCGGCGGGGCTGGGGCAGAACCCGGCGCGGCAGGCGGCGCTCTACGGCGGCTTGGCGCCCGAGGTCGCGGCCATGACCATCAACAAAGTCTGCGGCTCGGGGCTGAAGGCGGTGGGACTGGCGGCGCAGGCGGTGCAGACCGGCAACAGCGAGATCGTGGTGGCCGGCGGCATGGAGTCCATGAGCAACGCGCCCTATCTGCTGCCCCAGGCGCGCAAGGGCATGCGGCTGGGCAACGCGCAGGTGATCGATTCCATGATCAACGATGGGCTCTGGGACATCTACAACGACTACCACATGGGTATGACCGGCGAGAACGTCGCCGAGAAATACAAGATCACGCGCGAGGAGCAGGACGAGTTCGCGCTCAACTCGCACCGCAAGGCGGTGGCCGCGTGGCAGGAGTGCCGCTTCGAATCGCAGGTGGTCCCGGTGGAGCTACCGCCCAAGAAGAAGGGCGAGGCGCCGGGGAAGTTCGCCAAGGACGAGTGCCCGCGTGAGGACACCACCCTGGAGGCGCTGCGCGCGCTCAAGCCCGCCTTCAAGAAGGACGGCACCGTGACCGCGGGCAACGCGCCCGGCGTGAACGACGGTGCGGCGGCGGTGGTGGTCACCACGGCGAAACGCGCGCAAGAACTGGGCGCCAAGCCGCTGGCGCGCATCGTAGCGCAGGCGGTCTCGGGCGTCGAGCCGCAATGGGTGATGATGGCCCCGGTGGGCGCGGTCCGCAAGCTCTGGCAGAAGACGGGATGGAAGAACGAGGATGTGGACCTCTACGAGCTGAACGAGGCCTTCTCGGTGCAGGCGCTGGGAGTGATGCGCGAGCTCGGGCTCGATCCCGCGAAGGTGAACGTCAACGGCGGGGCGGTGGCCATCGGGCATCCCATCGGGGCGAGCGGGGCACGCATCCTGGTGACGCTGCTCTACGAGATGATCCGGCGCGACGCGCACAAGGGCGTGGCCGCGCTCTGTCTGGGCGGCGGCAACGCGGTGGCCATGGCGGTGGAACGCTAG
- a CDS encoding YifB family Mg chelatase-like AAA ATPase, translated as MLFKTLSAAVFGIDASIVEVEVDVSGVKLNEDHFVTVGLPDAAVRESRDRIRAALRNCGYDIPPTHITVNLAPADIKKEGSGFDLPMALGILGAYGALAKKDVPDYVFVGELSLDGGVRGVRGALPVALAARVGKIRNLIVPEVNAREAAVVGEVNVFPVRSLMDVVQLLNKGNGRAPLRVDPNAALQESQQFAVDFRDVRGQQTAKRALEVACAGGHNILMIGPPGSGKTMLAKRVPTILPPLTFEEALETTKIHSVAGVLDAGAGLVGVRPFRAPHHTISDAGLIGGGVIPRPGEVSLAHNGMLFLDELPEFPRNVLEVLRQPLEDGTVCIARAAMSLTFPARFMLAAAMNPCPCGYFNDPSRDCHCTQPMIQHYVSKISGPLLDRIDIHIDVPAVKYREMRGSAPPEGSTQIRERVLRARERQLQRFAAAGERIFANAQMTPRQIRTYCELSPDCETRLERAMTQQGLSARAHDRILKVSRTIADLEGAAEISPKHIAEAIQYRTLDRTYWA; from the coding sequence ATGCTGTTCAAGACCTTGAGCGCCGCCGTCTTCGGCATCGACGCCAGCATCGTCGAGGTCGAGGTCGACGTCTCGGGCGTGAAGCTGAACGAGGACCACTTCGTCACCGTGGGCCTGCCCGACGCGGCCGTGCGCGAGAGCCGCGACCGCATCCGGGCGGCGCTACGCAACTGCGGCTACGACATCCCCCCGACCCACATCACCGTCAACCTGGCGCCCGCCGACATCAAGAAAGAAGGCTCGGGCTTCGACCTGCCCATGGCGCTGGGCATCCTGGGGGCCTACGGCGCGCTGGCCAAGAAGGATGTCCCGGATTACGTGTTCGTGGGCGAATTATCGCTGGACGGCGGGGTGCGCGGCGTACGCGGGGCGCTGCCCGTGGCCCTGGCGGCGCGCGTGGGCAAGATCCGCAACCTGATCGTGCCCGAGGTGAATGCGCGCGAGGCGGCGGTGGTGGGCGAGGTCAACGTCTTTCCGGTGCGCTCGCTCATGGACGTGGTGCAGTTGCTGAACAAGGGCAACGGGCGGGCGCCGCTGCGCGTGGACCCGAACGCCGCGCTCCAGGAGTCGCAGCAGTTCGCGGTGGACTTCCGCGACGTGCGCGGGCAGCAGACCGCCAAGCGCGCGCTGGAGGTGGCCTGCGCCGGCGGCCACAACATCCTGATGATCGGGCCGCCGGGCTCGGGCAAGACCATGCTGGCCAAGCGCGTGCCCACCATCCTGCCGCCGCTCACCTTCGAAGAGGCGCTGGAGACCACCAAGATCCACAGCGTGGCCGGAGTGCTGGATGCGGGCGCGGGACTGGTGGGCGTGCGGCCCTTCCGCGCGCCCCACCACACCATCTCCGACGCCGGGCTGATCGGCGGCGGCGTGATCCCGCGGCCGGGCGAGGTCTCGCTGGCGCACAACGGCATGCTCTTCCTGGACGAATTGCCGGAGTTTCCGCGCAACGTGCTGGAGGTGTTGCGGCAGCCGCTGGAGGACGGCACGGTGTGCATCGCGCGCGCGGCTATGTCGCTGACCTTTCCGGCGCGCTTCATGCTGGCGGCGGCCATGAATCCCTGTCCCTGCGGCTACTTCAACGATCCCAGCCGCGACTGCCACTGCACCCAGCCCATGATCCAGCACTACGTCTCGAAGATCTCGGGGCCGCTGCTGGACCGCATCGACATCCACATCGACGTGCCGGCGGTGAAGTACCGCGAGATGCGAGGGAGCGCGCCGCCGGAGGGCTCGACCCAGATCCGGGAGCGGGTGCTCAGGGCGCGGGAGAGGCAGTTGCAGCGCTTTGCGGCGGCGGGAGAGCGCATCTTCGCTAACGCGCAGATGACGCCGCGGCAGATCCGGACGTACTGCGAACTCTCGCCCGACTGCGAGACGCGGCTGGAGCGGGCCATGACCCAGCAGGGCCTGAGCGCGCGGGCGCACGACCGGATCCTGAAGGTCTCGCGGACGATCGCCGACCTGGAGGGCGCAGCCGAGATCAGCCCCAAGCACATCGCCGAAGCGATTCAGTACCGGACCTTGGACAGAACTTATTGGGCATAG
- a CDS encoding DNA-directed RNA polymerase subunit omega has product MRSDKVFPAVKAVKNRYLLCQLAAQATRKFHRPNARVQDTMNDVLNRFAQSAGPETLVAQKTLAPAERRAA; this is encoded by the coding sequence ATGCGTTCGGACAAGGTATTCCCGGCGGTGAAGGCGGTGAAAAACCGCTACCTGCTGTGCCAGCTGGCGGCCCAGGCGACGCGCAAGTTTCACCGGCCCAACGCCCGGGTCCAGGACACCATGAACGACGTCCTCAACCGGTTCGCCCAGTCGGCCGGACCGGAGACCCTGGTAGCTCAGAAAACACTTGCCCCGGCGGAGCGGCGGGCTGCATAA
- the rho gene encoding transcription termination factor Rho yields MTIAELKEKNITELTKIARTLDLPGASGMRKQDLIFKILQAQSEKEGHIFAEGVLEILPDGYGFLRSPDYNYLPGPDDIYVSPSQIRKFDLKTGDTISGQVRPPHEGEKYFALVKIEAVNFESPDEARNKILFDNLTPLYPLGRIKLETVKENITARVMDLLTPLGKGQRGLIVSPPRAGKTMILQNIANSITTNHPEVVLIVLLIDERPEEVTDMQRSVKGEVISSTFDEPAARHVQVAEMVIEKAKRLV; encoded by the coding sequence ATGACAATCGCCGAACTGAAAGAAAAGAACATCACCGAACTGACCAAGATCGCGCGCACCCTGGACCTCCCCGGCGCCAGCGGCATGCGCAAGCAGGACCTGATCTTCAAGATCCTCCAGGCGCAGAGCGAGAAGGAAGGACACATCTTCGCCGAGGGGGTGCTGGAGATCCTGCCCGACGGGTACGGCTTCCTGCGCTCCCCCGACTACAACTATCTGCCCGGGCCGGACGACATCTACGTCTCCCCCTCGCAGATCCGCAAGTTCGACCTGAAGACGGGCGACACTATCAGCGGGCAGGTGCGTCCGCCGCACGAGGGCGAGAAATACTTCGCCCTGGTCAAGATCGAGGCGGTGAACTTCGAGTCGCCCGACGAGGCGCGCAACAAGATCCTCTTCGACAACCTGACCCCGCTCTACCCCCTGGGCCGCATCAAGCTGGAGACGGTGAAGGAGAACATCACGGCGCGGGTGATGGACCTGCTGACGCCCCTGGGCAAGGGGCAGCGCGGGCTGATCGTATCGCCGCCGCGCGCCGGCAAGACCATGATCCTGCAGAACATCGCCAACTCCATTACCACCAACCATCCCGAGGTCGTGCTCATCGTGCTGCTGATCGACGAGCGCCCCGAGGAAGTCACCGACATGCAGCGCTCGGTGAAGGGCGAGGTCATCAGCTCGACCTTCGACGAGCCCGCGGCGCGGCACGTGCAGGTGGCGGAGATGGTGATCGAGAAGGCCAAGCGCCTGGTGG